One Lucilia cuprina isolate Lc7/37 chromosome 4, ASM2204524v1, whole genome shotgun sequence DNA segment encodes these proteins:
- the LOC111675522 gene encoding diacylglycerol kinase eta isoform X1 — MSNQRLHVATNRGGGGTGGGFLGTGGGARFVRSGASSTCSSGSVSPIPIPVIAISPGDESSESEIETEPAKIFHRRVSTKRNVNSSVAIKEGFLLKQTWSFQRWRRRYFRLKRNKLYYAKQPKSDVFDEIDLSDLCTAECSIKNVNHSFQVITPTRSLVLCAETRREMEDWLGSLKSASIPPRSRGDSFFIEQHDIFANHHHWYATSHARPTYCNVCRDALSGVTSHGLSCEVCKCKVHKRCAAKAIANCKWTTLATVGKDIIEDREGSIVMPHQWMEGNLPVSSNCAVCKKTCGSVLRLQDWRCLWCRTTVHVACRPNVAIACPMGPAKLSVVPPTCVHSIGNDDSWDVVSPKGNFSPLLVFVNSKSGDNQGVKFLRRFKQLLNPAQVFDLISTGPGLGLRLFRHFEMFRILVCSGDGSVGWVLSEIDRFSMHKQCQVAVLPLGTGNDLARVLGWGSSCDDDAHLPQILERYETASTKMLDRWSIMVFEKAISMQPKVPKMSLSSEQEALLTGMVTAANENLRSIVETDDLPTLMSATKTLCETIDDLLERMCEHRKEDDQLTVKCDILRQKLNMLLDALKEEENGSHSGDDLFATISSIIAKSAPSSPVPSASSTSLLNPNISIEKNEKDQLNLQERRNSRSLRGNEREALQSRANSVKRAMYNVVEHSEPGRPKRYQRRLSVTPFEALKIPTTTSSDSTPCTSPLPIIPPINIISPTMETSRLTCISPLPDTRRESMDEHFFNTISLPVPRQFADSRRSSGVPEVIQEQEENANGETTYKIHRMSLSGGANIDDAGNRLSPGSEGVTTPTERNFLKVPIITSEHMVDPLSDYRPIEVFERNYYMSRELNKQKESLDEEDKVPDAGPLIHTCQLQVPSNNNTNPKDPNNVYTSENITIIDTDGNTDECSCSEELPIDGSDVLSAISNEEISVGSEIFDKQEPSVPALQLGDFLQNLDSADFCHIDSPETSDETENMPGESIMDDISSVLGHDITNALQDNTITEDSTTLCSEHVANPAKPPPKPARAKNPLTTAPRRRNSSPPRGPRLVHMDSDDNPQQFGFENIVFEIDNRCDDQKIREPPRFCSLAQFVEGNDIARQSFKRTKKRTSLKQTKQTTSKLISQQQLSLDGAMTTTTTTATTITTSGHQSEDDLSTATAIRIEVSETTNTSCLKTSSSAANNNHTSPKKLGPGQDVKRITFDDSCKKESFDDVTPHHPQISVVVRPPTPLRGDAIRPLDQDACNSLLSVRVPTEIRRHSSHAASLTVREFDKEKDRRHSGFNPNYLSLDPEHTRFLSSSPAASRRISCGSLFKKKKSKGMCMSERAYGFLGLRFFVVAEPDIRLATLALIRPLIPLPNEALPNLQNLKGSKTSLFMGSTLFGFDHFAAAAAGSTPEKEDKDKKEKEKTPTEENRKLPIINPIVKLPNWPNLTGGSGFISKCLMANADTLCAAVSPLMDPDETLLAGYHEKCVMNNYFGIGIDAKISLDFHNKREEHPEKCRSRAKNYMWYGVLGSKQLLQKTCKNLEQRVQLECDGQRIPLPSLQGIVILNIPSFMGGTNFWGNSKKDDIFLSPSFDDRILEVVAVFGSVQMAASRLINLQHHRIAQCQSVQINILGDEEIPIQVDGEAWLQPPGMIRILHKNRVQMLCRNRSLEASLKTWQEKQRQHSISIQRDHSSTASEHANSTDEAISERECYVLLNFIEAVSSLVKWVKFLIISHPTLRHDLYAVACRAQDALESIHPQGKLLEGPSLRTKLVEVIDSSRQLYDDACTLLRDRGHSLILREDLESKLSAALANMEMELKKCSVQKCVDGKLRAYFNVLAPNEEGDGRRKSRAFWTRLRSGSTAGQQQFKPPLTNTREAVSNWSVNEVITWLETMQLSEYVDSFLRNDIRGKELLTLGRRDLKDLGVIKVGHVKRILQAIKDMNEN; from the exons GTTATAACACCCACTCGTTCATTAGTACTGTGTGCCGAAACTCGACGCGAAATGGAAGACTGGTTAGGATCACTGAAATCAGCCTCAATACCACCGAGGTCACGAGGTGATAGTTTCTTTATCGAACAACATGATATATTTGCAAATCATCATCATTGGTATGCTACCTCACATGCCCGACCCACATACTGTAATGTTTGCAGAGATGCACTCTCCGGAGTAACATCACATGGACTCTCGTGTGAGGTGTGTAAGTGTAAAGTACACAAACGTTGTGCTGCCAAAGCAATAGCTAATTGCAAATGGACCACACTGGCGACGGTGGGTAAGGATATTATAGAGGATAGAGAGGGTAGCATAGTAATGCCCCATCAATGGATGGAGGGCAATTTACCGGTATCATCTAACTGTGCCGTGTGTAAGAAGACATGTGGTTCAGTTTTGCGTTTACAAGACTGGCGTTGTTTGTGGTGTCGTACCACGGTGCATGTGGCTTGTCGTCCTAATGTGGCCATTGCTTGTCCCATGGGTCCAGCCAAGCTGTCGGTGGTGCCCCCCACCTGTGTACATTCCATAGGCAATGATGATTCTTGGGATGTGGTCAGTCCAAAGGGGAATTTTTCTCCATTACTGGTTTTTGTGAATTCCAAATCTGGAGACAATCAGggtgttaaatttttaagacgCTTTAAACAACTTTTGAATCCAGCACAagtatttgatttaatttcaaCTGGTCCCGGTTTGGGTTTAAGACTTTTTCGTCATTTCGAAATGTTTCGCATATTAGTGTGTTCCGGAGATGGTTCGGTGGGTTGGGTATTAAGTGAAATCGATCGTTTTAGCATGCAT AAACAATGTCAAGTAGCAGTTTTACCTTTGGGTACCGGCAATGACTTGGCCCGTGTCTTGGGTTGGGGCTCATCTTGTGATGATGATGCCCACTTACCACAAATATTGGAACGCTATGAAACTGCTAGCACTAAAATGTTAGACCGTTGGAGTATTATGGTTTTTGAAAAAGCCATTTCTATGCAACCAAAAGTACCCAAAATGTCTTTGTCCTCGGAACAGGAAGCACTTTTAACCGGCATGGTTACAGCGGCCAATGAAAATTTACGCTCCATTGTGGAAACCGATGATTTACCCACATTAATGTCGGCTACAAAAACACTTTGCGAAACTATAGATGATTTATTGGAACGCATGTGTGAACATCGTAAAGAAGACGATCAATTGACAGTAAAGTGTGACATTTTAAGGCAAAAACTTAATATGTTGTTGGATGCCTTAAAGGAGGAAGAGAATGGTTCACATAGTGGTGATGATTTATTTGCCACCATTAGTAGCATTATAGCAAAATCAGCACCCAGTTCACCAGTACCCTCAGCCTCATCTACATCGTTATT aaatccAAACATATCAATTGAGAAAAACGAAAAGGATCAACTAAATCTTCAAGAGCGACGCAATAGCCGCTCTCTTCGGGGCAACGAACGGGAGGCCTTACAAAGTCGTGCTAATAGTGTTAAGCGTGCCATGTATAATGTTGTTGAACATTCTGAACCTGGCCGTCCGAAACGCTATCAGCGCCGTCTGTCCGTTACCCCCTTTGAAGCCTTGAAGATACCCACTACCACATCCAGTGATTCTACACCCTGCACCTCACCATTACCCATAATACCACCCATTAACATTATATCACCCACCATGGAAACCTCACGTCTAACATGCATATCACCCTTACCGGATACACGACGTGAATCTATGGATGAGCACTTCTTTAATACCATCAGTTTGCCAGTACCCAGACAATTTGCCGATAGTCGCCGCAGTTCGGGCGTACCGGAAGTCATACAGGAACAGGAGGAAAATGCCAATGGAGAGACCACTTACAAAATACATCGCATGTCTTTGAGTGGTGGGGCCAATATTGACGATGCTGGTAATCGTTTATCGCCTGGCAGCGAAGGTGTCACCACTCCAACTGAAAGAAATTTCCTAAAAGTACCCATTATAACCAGTGAACATATGGTTGATCCTTTGTCCGACTATCGGCCCATTGAAGTGTTCGAACGCAACTACTACATGAGTCGTGAGCTGAATAAGCAGAAAGAATCATTGGATGAGGAAGATAAAGTCCCTGATGCAGGACCATTGATACACACTTGCCAGCTACAGGTACCCAGCAATAATAATACAAACCCTAAAGATCCTAATAATGTGTATACAAGTGAAAATATAACCATAATCGATACAGATGGGAATACT GATGAATGCTCCTGTTCTGAGGAATTACCAATAGATGGCAGTGATGTTTTGTCAGCCATTAGTAATGAGGAAATCAGTGTAGGTTCTGAAATATTCGACAAACAGGAACCATCGGTGCCCGCTCTGCAATTAGGAGACTTTTTACAG AATTTGGATTCTGCTGACTTTTGTCACATCGATTCACCGGAGACAAGTGATGAAACGGAAAATATGCCTGGTGAAAGTATAATGGATGATATAAGTTCTGTTTTGGGTCACGATATAACCAATGCTTTGCAAGACAATACAATAACCGAAGATTCTACCACACTCTGTTCTGAACATGTTGCCAATCCAGCTAAACCGCCACCCAAACCAGCCAGAGCTAAAAATCCTTTAACGACAGCACCACGTAGACGTAATTCATCACCCCCACGTGGACCACGTCTTGTGCATATGGACAGCGATGACAATCCCCAACAAtttggttttgaaaatattgtattcGAAATTGACAATCGTTGCGATGACCAGAAGATACGTGAGCCGCCACGCTTTTGTTCCTTGGCACAATTTGTGGAAGGTAACGATATAGCACGACAAAGTTTTAag CGTACCAAAAAACGCACTTCCCttaaacaaactaaacaaacaaCTTCGAAACTTATATCTCAACAGCAGCTATCATTAGATGGAGCAATGACCACAACAACGACCACGGCAACCACCATTACGACCAGCGGCCATCAATCGGAGGATGATCTATCAACAGCCACAGCCATAAGGATTGAAGTTAGTGAAACCACCAATACATCCTGCTTGAAGACCTCTAGCTCAGCGGCCAACAACAATCACACATCACCGAAGAAACTAGGACCAGGACAAGATGTAAAGCGCATTACTTTTGATGACTCGTGTAAAAAAGAATCATTTGATGATGTAACTCCCCATCATCCACAGATAAGTGTTGTCGTTAGACCACCCACCCCCCTGAGAGGAGATGCTATACGGCCTTTAGATCAAGATGCCTGTAACAGTCTGTTGTCGGTGCGTGTACCAACGGAGATACGACGACATTCCAGTCATGCTGCCAGCTTAACAGTGCGTGAGTTCGATAAGGAAAAGGATCGTCGTCATTCCGGTTTCAATCCAAACTATTTAAGTTTAGATCCGGAACATACACGTTTCCTAAGCTCCTCACCAGCCGCTAGTCGTCGCATTAGCTGTGGCAGTTTGTTTAAG AAGAAAAAATCGAAGGGTATGTGTATGTCGGAACGAGCATATGGATTTTTgggtttaagattttttgtggTTGCGGAACCCGATATACGTTTAGCAACATTAGCTTTAATCAGACCACTAATACCATTG CCCAATGAAGCATTGCCCAATTTGCAAAATCTTAAAGGCTCCAAGACCAGCTTGTTTATGGGTTCAACTTTATTTGGTTTTGATCattttgctgctgctgccgcTGGCTCCACACCCGAAAAAGAGGACAAggataaaaaggaaaaagagaAAACACCCACTGAGGAGAATCGTAAATTGCCGATAATTAATCCCATAGTGAAATTACCCAATTGgccaa atctTACGGGAGGTTCTGGTTTTATTTCGAAATGCTTAATGGCCAATGCCGATACTTTGTGTGCTGCTGTTAGTCCTCTTATGGATCCAGATGAAACCTTATTGGCTGGCTATCATGAAAAATGTGTTATGAATAATTATTTTGGTATTGGCATCGATGCCAAGATTTCCTTAGATTTCCATAATAAACGTGAGGAGCATCCAGAAAAATGTCGTTCAAGAGCCAAGAACTATATGTGGTATGGTGTTTTGGGTTCTAAGCAATTGCTGCAGAAAACCTGCAAGAATTTGGAACAACGTGTACAGCTGGAATGTGATGGCCAGCGAATACCTTTACCTTCGCTGCAGggtattgttattttaaatataccgAG CTTCATGGGTGGTACTAATTTCTGGGGCAACTCCAAAAAGGATGACATATTCCTGTCGCCCAGTTTTGATGATCGCATTTTAGAAGTTGTGGCTGTTTTTGGTTCCGTACAAATGGCCGCCTCTAGACTTATAAATCTACAACATCATCGCATTGCTCAATGTCAAAGTGTTCAAATCAATATATTAGGTGACGAAGAAATACCCATACAGGTAGATGGTGAAGCCTGGCTACAGCCACCCGGTATGATACGCATTCTCCACAAGAATCGTGTACAAATGTTATGCCGTAATCGCTCTTTGGAGGCCTCACTCAAAACCTGGCAAGAGAAACAACGTCAACACAGCATATCAATACAACGAGATCATTCATCGACCGCTTCGGAGCATGCCAACTCCACCGATGAAGCTATTTCGGAACGTGAATGTTATGTtttactaaatttcattgaagcCGTTAGTTCGCTAGTGAAATGGGTGAAATTCTTGATAATATCACATCCCACCTTGAGACATGATCTTTATGCGGTAGCATGTCGTGCTCAGGATGCTTTGGAGAGTATACATCCTCAGGGTAAACTATTGGAGGGTCCTTCATTAAGAACCAAACTAGTAGAGGTTATAGATTCTTCAAGGCAACTATACGATGATGCTTGTACTTTACTAAGAGATCGTGGTCATAGTTTGATATTGAGAGAAGATTTGGAAAGTAAATTAAGTGCTGCTTTAGCCAATATGGAAATGGAGTTGAAGAAATGTTCGGTGCAGAAGTGTGTAGATGGCAAATTAAGAGCATATTTCAATGTTTTGGCTCCCAACGAAGAG GGTGATGGACGCCGTAAATCACGCGCCTTTTGGACGCGTCTACGTTCCGGCTCCACTGCTGGTCAACAACAATTCAAACCTCCACTCACCAACACCCGTGAAGCGGTCAGCAATTGGAGTGTTAATGAAGTTATTACCTGGTTGGAAACCATGCAACTTTCTGAATATGTTGATAGTTTTTTGCGCAACGATATACGTGGCAAAGAGTTGCTTACTCTCGGTCGCCGTGATCTCAAAGATTTGGGTGTCATTAAAGTGGGTCATGTCAAACGTATCTTGCAGGCCATCAAGGATATGAATGAAAATTAA
- the LOC111675522 gene encoding diacylglycerol kinase eta isoform X6, protein MSNQRLHVATNRGGGGTGGGFLGTGGGARFVRSGASSTCSSGSVSPIPIPVIAISPGDESSESEIETEPAKIFHRRVSTKRNVNSSVAIKEGFLLKQTWSFQRWRRRYFRLKRNKLYYAKQPKSDVFDEIDLSDLCTAECSIKNVNHSFQVITPTRSLVLCAETRREMEDWLGSLKSASIPPRSRGDSFFIEQHDIFANHHHWYATSHARPTYCNVCRDALSGVTSHGLSCEVCKCKVHKRCAAKAIANCKWTTLATVGKDIIEDREGSIVMPHQWMEGNLPVSSNCAVCKKTCGSVLRLQDWRCLWCRTTVHVACRPNVAIACPMGPAKLSVVPPTCVHSIGNDDSWDVVSPKGNFSPLLVFVNSKSGDNQGVKFLRRFKQLLNPAQVFDLISTGPGLGLRLFRHFEMFRILVCSGDGSVGWVLSEIDRFSMHKQCQVAVLPLGTGNDLARVLGWGSSCDDDAHLPQILERYETASTKMLDRWSIMVFEKAISMQPKVPKMSLSSEQEALLTGMVTAANENLRSIVETDDLPTLMSATKTLCETIDDLLERMCEHRKEDDQLTVKCDILRQKLNMLLDALKEEENGSHSGDDLFATISSIIAKSAPSSPVPSASSTSLLNPNISIEKNEKDQLNLQERRNSRSLRGNEREALQSRANSVKRAMYNVVEHSEPGRPKRYQRRLSVTPFEALKIPTTTSSDSTPCTSPLPIIPPINIISPTMETSRLTCISPLPDTRRESMDEHFFNTISLPVPRQFADSRRSSGVPEVIQEQEENANGETTYKIHRMSLSGGANIDDAGNRLSPGSEGVTTPTERNFLKVPIITSEHMVDPLSDYRPIEVFERNYYMSRELNKQKESLDEEDKVPDAGPLIHTCQLQVPSNNNTNPKDPNNVYTSENITIIDTDGNTDECSCSEELPIDGSDVLSAISNEEISVGSEIFDKQEPSVPALQLGDFLQNLDSADFCHIDSPETSDETENMPGESIMDDISSVLGHDITNALQDNTITEDSTTLCSEHVANPAKPPPKPARAKNPLTTAPRRRNSSPPRGPRLVHMDSDDNPQQFGFENIVFEIDNRCDDQKIREPPRFCSLAQFVEGNDIARQSFKRTKKRTSLKQTKQTTSKLISQQQLSLDGAMTTTTTTATTITTSGHQSEDDLSTATAIRIEVSETTNTSCLKTSSSAANNNHTSPKKLGPGQDVKRITFDDSCKKESFDDVTPHHPQISVVVRPPTPLRGDAIRPLDQDACNSLLSVRVPTEIRRHSSHAASLTVREFDKEKDRRHSGFNPNYLSLDPEHTRFLSSSPAASRRISCGSLFKPNEALPNLQNLKGSKTSLFMGSTLFGFDHFAAAAAGSTPEKEDKDKKEKEKTPTEENRKLPIINPIVKLPNWPNLTGGSGFISKCLMANADTLCAAVSPLMDPDETLLAGYHEKCVMNNYFGIGIDAKISLDFHNKREEHPEKCRSRAKNYMWYGVLGSKQLLQKTCKNLEQRVQLECDGQRIPLPSLQGIVILNIPSFMGGTNFWGNSKKDDIFLSPSFDDRILEVVAVFGSVQMAASRLINLQHHRIAQCQSVQINILGDEEIPIQVDGEAWLQPPGMIRILHKNRVQMLCRNRSLEASLKTWQEKQRQHSISIQRDHSSTASEHANSTDEAISERECYVLLNFIEAVSSLVKWVKFLIISHPTLRHDLYAVACRAQDALESIHPQGKLLEGPSLRTKLVEVIDSSRQLYDDACTLLRDRGHSLILREDLESKLSAALANMEMELKKCSVQKCVDGKLRAYFNVLAPNEEGDGRRKSRAFWTRLRSGSTAGQQQFKPPLTNTREAVSNWSVNEVITWLETMQLSEYVDSFLRNDIRGKELLTLGRRDLKDLGVIKVGHVKRILQAIKDMNEN, encoded by the exons GTTATAACACCCACTCGTTCATTAGTACTGTGTGCCGAAACTCGACGCGAAATGGAAGACTGGTTAGGATCACTGAAATCAGCCTCAATACCACCGAGGTCACGAGGTGATAGTTTCTTTATCGAACAACATGATATATTTGCAAATCATCATCATTGGTATGCTACCTCACATGCCCGACCCACATACTGTAATGTTTGCAGAGATGCACTCTCCGGAGTAACATCACATGGACTCTCGTGTGAGGTGTGTAAGTGTAAAGTACACAAACGTTGTGCTGCCAAAGCAATAGCTAATTGCAAATGGACCACACTGGCGACGGTGGGTAAGGATATTATAGAGGATAGAGAGGGTAGCATAGTAATGCCCCATCAATGGATGGAGGGCAATTTACCGGTATCATCTAACTGTGCCGTGTGTAAGAAGACATGTGGTTCAGTTTTGCGTTTACAAGACTGGCGTTGTTTGTGGTGTCGTACCACGGTGCATGTGGCTTGTCGTCCTAATGTGGCCATTGCTTGTCCCATGGGTCCAGCCAAGCTGTCGGTGGTGCCCCCCACCTGTGTACATTCCATAGGCAATGATGATTCTTGGGATGTGGTCAGTCCAAAGGGGAATTTTTCTCCATTACTGGTTTTTGTGAATTCCAAATCTGGAGACAATCAGggtgttaaatttttaagacgCTTTAAACAACTTTTGAATCCAGCACAagtatttgatttaatttcaaCTGGTCCCGGTTTGGGTTTAAGACTTTTTCGTCATTTCGAAATGTTTCGCATATTAGTGTGTTCCGGAGATGGTTCGGTGGGTTGGGTATTAAGTGAAATCGATCGTTTTAGCATGCAT AAACAATGTCAAGTAGCAGTTTTACCTTTGGGTACCGGCAATGACTTGGCCCGTGTCTTGGGTTGGGGCTCATCTTGTGATGATGATGCCCACTTACCACAAATATTGGAACGCTATGAAACTGCTAGCACTAAAATGTTAGACCGTTGGAGTATTATGGTTTTTGAAAAAGCCATTTCTATGCAACCAAAAGTACCCAAAATGTCTTTGTCCTCGGAACAGGAAGCACTTTTAACCGGCATGGTTACAGCGGCCAATGAAAATTTACGCTCCATTGTGGAAACCGATGATTTACCCACATTAATGTCGGCTACAAAAACACTTTGCGAAACTATAGATGATTTATTGGAACGCATGTGTGAACATCGTAAAGAAGACGATCAATTGACAGTAAAGTGTGACATTTTAAGGCAAAAACTTAATATGTTGTTGGATGCCTTAAAGGAGGAAGAGAATGGTTCACATAGTGGTGATGATTTATTTGCCACCATTAGTAGCATTATAGCAAAATCAGCACCCAGTTCACCAGTACCCTCAGCCTCATCTACATCGTTATT aaatccAAACATATCAATTGAGAAAAACGAAAAGGATCAACTAAATCTTCAAGAGCGACGCAATAGCCGCTCTCTTCGGGGCAACGAACGGGAGGCCTTACAAAGTCGTGCTAATAGTGTTAAGCGTGCCATGTATAATGTTGTTGAACATTCTGAACCTGGCCGTCCGAAACGCTATCAGCGCCGTCTGTCCGTTACCCCCTTTGAAGCCTTGAAGATACCCACTACCACATCCAGTGATTCTACACCCTGCACCTCACCATTACCCATAATACCACCCATTAACATTATATCACCCACCATGGAAACCTCACGTCTAACATGCATATCACCCTTACCGGATACACGACGTGAATCTATGGATGAGCACTTCTTTAATACCATCAGTTTGCCAGTACCCAGACAATTTGCCGATAGTCGCCGCAGTTCGGGCGTACCGGAAGTCATACAGGAACAGGAGGAAAATGCCAATGGAGAGACCACTTACAAAATACATCGCATGTCTTTGAGTGGTGGGGCCAATATTGACGATGCTGGTAATCGTTTATCGCCTGGCAGCGAAGGTGTCACCACTCCAACTGAAAGAAATTTCCTAAAAGTACCCATTATAACCAGTGAACATATGGTTGATCCTTTGTCCGACTATCGGCCCATTGAAGTGTTCGAACGCAACTACTACATGAGTCGTGAGCTGAATAAGCAGAAAGAATCATTGGATGAGGAAGATAAAGTCCCTGATGCAGGACCATTGATACACACTTGCCAGCTACAGGTACCCAGCAATAATAATACAAACCCTAAAGATCCTAATAATGTGTATACAAGTGAAAATATAACCATAATCGATACAGATGGGAATACT GATGAATGCTCCTGTTCTGAGGAATTACCAATAGATGGCAGTGATGTTTTGTCAGCCATTAGTAATGAGGAAATCAGTGTAGGTTCTGAAATATTCGACAAACAGGAACCATCGGTGCCCGCTCTGCAATTAGGAGACTTTTTACAG AATTTGGATTCTGCTGACTTTTGTCACATCGATTCACCGGAGACAAGTGATGAAACGGAAAATATGCCTGGTGAAAGTATAATGGATGATATAAGTTCTGTTTTGGGTCACGATATAACCAATGCTTTGCAAGACAATACAATAACCGAAGATTCTACCACACTCTGTTCTGAACATGTTGCCAATCCAGCTAAACCGCCACCCAAACCAGCCAGAGCTAAAAATCCTTTAACGACAGCACCACGTAGACGTAATTCATCACCCCCACGTGGACCACGTCTTGTGCATATGGACAGCGATGACAATCCCCAACAAtttggttttgaaaatattgtattcGAAATTGACAATCGTTGCGATGACCAGAAGATACGTGAGCCGCCACGCTTTTGTTCCTTGGCACAATTTGTGGAAGGTAACGATATAGCACGACAAAGTTTTAag CGTACCAAAAAACGCACTTCCCttaaacaaactaaacaaacaaCTTCGAAACTTATATCTCAACAGCAGCTATCATTAGATGGAGCAATGACCACAACAACGACCACGGCAACCACCATTACGACCAGCGGCCATCAATCGGAGGATGATCTATCAACAGCCACAGCCATAAGGATTGAAGTTAGTGAAACCACCAATACATCCTGCTTGAAGACCTCTAGCTCAGCGGCCAACAACAATCACACATCACCGAAGAAACTAGGACCAGGACAAGATGTAAAGCGCATTACTTTTGATGACTCGTGTAAAAAAGAATCATTTGATGATGTAACTCCCCATCATCCACAGATAAGTGTTGTCGTTAGACCACCCACCCCCCTGAGAGGAGATGCTATACGGCCTTTAGATCAAGATGCCTGTAACAGTCTGTTGTCGGTGCGTGTACCAACGGAGATACGACGACATTCCAGTCATGCTGCCAGCTTAACAGTGCGTGAGTTCGATAAGGAAAAGGATCGTCGTCATTCCGGTTTCAATCCAAACTATTTAAGTTTAGATCCGGAACATACACGTTTCCTAAGCTCCTCACCAGCCGCTAGTCGTCGCATTAGCTGTGGCAGTTTGTTTAAG CCCAATGAAGCATTGCCCAATTTGCAAAATCTTAAAGGCTCCAAGACCAGCTTGTTTATGGGTTCAACTTTATTTGGTTTTGATCattttgctgctgctgccgcTGGCTCCACACCCGAAAAAGAGGACAAggataaaaaggaaaaagagaAAACACCCACTGAGGAGAATCGTAAATTGCCGATAATTAATCCCATAGTGAAATTACCCAATTGgccaa atctTACGGGAGGTTCTGGTTTTATTTCGAAATGCTTAATGGCCAATGCCGATACTTTGTGTGCTGCTGTTAGTCCTCTTATGGATCCAGATGAAACCTTATTGGCTGGCTATCATGAAAAATGTGTTATGAATAATTATTTTGGTATTGGCATCGATGCCAAGATTTCCTTAGATTTCCATAATAAACGTGAGGAGCATCCAGAAAAATGTCGTTCAAGAGCCAAGAACTATATGTGGTATGGTGTTTTGGGTTCTAAGCAATTGCTGCAGAAAACCTGCAAGAATTTGGAACAACGTGTACAGCTGGAATGTGATGGCCAGCGAATACCTTTACCTTCGCTGCAGggtattgttattttaaatataccgAG CTTCATGGGTGGTACTAATTTCTGGGGCAACTCCAAAAAGGATGACATATTCCTGTCGCCCAGTTTTGATGATCGCATTTTAGAAGTTGTGGCTGTTTTTGGTTCCGTACAAATGGCCGCCTCTAGACTTATAAATCTACAACATCATCGCATTGCTCAATGTCAAAGTGTTCAAATCAATATATTAGGTGACGAAGAAATACCCATACAGGTAGATGGTGAAGCCTGGCTACAGCCACCCGGTATGATACGCATTCTCCACAAGAATCGTGTACAAATGTTATGCCGTAATCGCTCTTTGGAGGCCTCACTCAAAACCTGGCAAGAGAAACAACGTCAACACAGCATATCAATACAACGAGATCATTCATCGACCGCTTCGGAGCATGCCAACTCCACCGATGAAGCTATTTCGGAACGTGAATGTTATGTtttactaaatttcattgaagcCGTTAGTTCGCTAGTGAAATGGGTGAAATTCTTGATAATATCACATCCCACCTTGAGACATGATCTTTATGCGGTAGCATGTCGTGCTCAGGATGCTTTGGAGAGTATACATCCTCAGGGTAAACTATTGGAGGGTCCTTCATTAAGAACCAAACTAGTAGAGGTTATAGATTCTTCAAGGCAACTATACGATGATGCTTGTACTTTACTAAGAGATCGTGGTCATAGTTTGATATTGAGAGAAGATTTGGAAAGTAAATTAAGTGCTGCTTTAGCCAATATGGAAATGGAGTTGAAGAAATGTTCGGTGCAGAAGTGTGTAGATGGCAAATTAAGAGCATATTTCAATGTTTTGGCTCCCAACGAAGAG GGTGATGGACGCCGTAAATCACGCGCCTTTTGGACGCGTCTACGTTCCGGCTCCACTGCTGGTCAACAACAATTCAAACCTCCACTCACCAACACCCGTGAAGCGGTCAGCAATTGGAGTGTTAATGAAGTTATTACCTGGTTGGAAACCATGCAACTTTCTGAATATGTTGATAGTTTTTTGCGCAACGATATACGTGGCAAAGAGTTGCTTACTCTCGGTCGCCGTGATCTCAAAGATTTGGGTGTCATTAAAGTGGGTCATGTCAAACGTATCTTGCAGGCCATCAAGGATATGAATGAAAATTAA